AGTTGACAGTTCGATCTACTTAGCGAATTGAGTTCGACCTGAACTTGGAATGGTGGAATACGTAGCTAGGCCTGTCGTATACAACGGAGAGTGGAAAAGCAGTCTAGATGGGTCCTCGATCGATGTCATGTAGGACAAAAACTCGTCTATGGTGAGGGTCTCAGTGGAACCTgacaattatcaaaataaaacaaacagtgTCCTAATACACTTATCGTCGTCGAACACGGATAAACGACCTCAAAACGTGTAAAGATATTTTATCATCTCATAATAATGACAGTGAGAATTGTCTAACTTGTCTCCGGTGAGTCTACGCGGCCTAGCCGTAACGGGTTGTCCTCGCGTTACAATGTGGTGTACCACATTATGCTTAACGTCCTGCGAACGGTATACGGGTATCGTGATATCAGCGTATTCATCACGCAACATCTTCGTGTACGCATCAATAGCTTCAGGCGTGTCAAATACGGGACTAAGTGACACAGTGTCCGTATGTCTACCTGACACTTGCATGTTCGTTAGGGGATCAATAAGCCTCGGCTTTGCCATATcaataagaaattgaaaatggtgcaAAAAGTCCGCACCTAAAATAGGCATGGTTACGTCAGCTATGATAAATATCCAACGGCAGCTACGACGTAGGCCTAAATCTAGCGTAAGCGACTGTTGTCCGTAAGTTGTGATGCGCGAACCATTAGCTGCGCGTAGTTTCAAGGTAGAAGGTTTAACCCTCTGTCGCTTTGTCGGGAGGATTACCGACACAGCCGCACCTGTGTCAACCAGAAATTTCTTTCGCGAATTAATATCATTAATGTAAAATAGGCGACTATCCGGTTGACCAGTGGGGTTTATCGCCCCAACCCTCTGGTCTATGCGTTTCCCTGACTATTCCAATTGCAGGGTGCCTTGCAGCGATGCGCGTTCTCAGCATATTGAGAATGATACCAACAATATCCTCTATCTTCGGGCGATTCGCTAACAGGCGTGGAATCACGTTTATCACGAGTCTTGCTTCTACTACGATTTCGACTACGACTACGGTCGTGTTTCAATTGCCCTACGGCTGTGGCTAACTCGCGAACGAGCTTTGTCAAATCCGCAATTTGCCTTACAAGGTTTGAATTCGCACCCTGTATATCTCCGGATTGGGCTGGCTTAACCGTGATAGCATGTGACCCTGCATCAGTCACCGGCGCCACGGTGTTCACGACAGGCACGTGCGCTTCGAGAATTCTATCTGCCAATACGGCCAGATCCGATAGTGCCAGCGACTCACTCGTGGAGGCTAAGATCAGCCTAACATTATGCGGCAAGCGTTGTAAGAATAACTGCCTAAGTATACCTCTTTCTAATTTCTGATCTCCGACGAGTTGTTCCATGCGCCGTAATAATTGAGAAGGTTTTCGGTCTCCGAGTTCTTCTTCTGTGAGTAACATTTGTACTCTTCTCTGTTCCGATTCCGTCGTTCGCGCTATGATCTTTTTCTTTAGCGTCGTGTATGGCTCACTAACAGGGGGGTTTATCAGGACGTCGCGAATGTCCTGTGCTACCTCGGGTGGTAGTGTCGCGATAACGTAAGAGTATTTTGTACTCTCAACTACGATATTGCGCGTGGCAAATTGGGCTTCCGCTTGCGCGAACCATACCTCCGGATCGTTTCGCCAGAATGGCGGCAGCTTTAAAGCAACTGCTCCAAGTATGCTCTCAGAGTCAGCAGTAGACTTCGCTCCGGCATCTTCTTGTGACATTG
The genomic region above belongs to Lytechinus pictus isolate F3 Inbred chromosome 12, Lp3.0, whole genome shotgun sequence and contains:
- the LOC135156083 gene encoding uncharacterized protein LOC135156083, with amino-acid sequence MSQEDAGAKSTADSESILGAVALKLPPFWRNDPEVWFAQAEAQFATRNIVVESTKYSYVIATLPPEVAQDIRDVLINPPVSEPYTTLKKKIIARTTESEQRRVQMLLTEEELGDRKPSQLLRRMEQLVGDQKLERGILRQLFLQRLPHNVRLILASTSESLALSDLAVLADRILEAHVPVVNTVAPVTDAGSHAITVKPAQSGDIQGANSNLVRQIADLTKLVRELATAVGQLKHDRSRSRNRSRSKTRDKRDSTPVSESPEDRGYCWYHSQYAENAHRCKAPCNWNSQGNA